A stretch of the Sulfurimonas sp. HSL-1656 genome encodes the following:
- the tmk gene encoding dTMP kinase, whose product MYLVLEGIDTAGKSTQMEALRALFPEACFTKEPGGTAAGERIRELILETGVRSERAEMLLFLADRSEHIEEVILPHRSELIISDRSVVSGMAYAMVKQAFEPDELLRLNRFATGGVLPDFAVILKLEETELMRRLAGKAHDTIESRGTEYLLAIQDELERAARLLGIPTLVIDAGLDVDTITEQIQEIIITKGES is encoded by the coding sequence ATGTACCTTGTCCTAGAGGGGATTGACACCGCCGGGAAGTCCACCCAGATGGAGGCCCTGCGGGCACTTTTCCCCGAGGCCTGCTTTACCAAGGAGCCCGGCGGCACCGCTGCCGGGGAGCGGATCAGGGAGCTGATCCTGGAGACGGGCGTACGCTCCGAACGCGCGGAGATGCTGCTCTTCCTGGCCGACCGCAGCGAGCATATCGAGGAAGTCATCCTCCCGCACCGCTCCGAACTGATCATCTCGGACCGTTCCGTCGTTTCGGGGATGGCCTACGCCATGGTCAAGCAGGCCTTCGAGCCCGACGAGCTGCTGCGCCTGAACCGCTTCGCCACGGGCGGAGTCCTGCCCGACTTCGCCGTGATCCTGAAACTGGAGGAGACGGAGCTGATGCGCCGCCTTGCCGGCAAGGCCCACGACACCATCGAGTCCCGGGGCACCGAGTACCTGCTGGCCATTCAGGATGAACTGGAGCGCGCCGCCCGGCTGCTGGGCATCCCGACCCTCGTCATCGATGCCGGGCTGGACGTCGATACGATCACCGAACAGATTCAAGAAATTATCATCACCAAAGGAGAGTCATGA
- the cysE gene encoding serine O-acetyltransferase: MGLFAEIKEDFVNVYHNDPAIRSRFELFFNYPGIWAVTWYRIANRFYRNGFRRTARFIMAINQVLTNIDIHPGATIGRRFFIDHGIGVVIGETCIIEDDVLVYQGVTLGGVSLTPGKRHPTIRSHAVIGAGAKVLGDIIIGENAKIGSNSVVVKPVPDNSTAVGIPARIIEKGRDKDPLSHNKLPDIDKELFEYLLKRVAVLEHILMQDNAEILEQDLELENIYDSFLKAMK; encoded by the coding sequence GTGGGCCTATTTGCTGAAATCAAAGAAGATTTTGTCAACGTCTACCATAACGACCCTGCCATCCGAAGCCGCTTCGAACTCTTTTTCAACTACCCCGGTATCTGGGCGGTCACCTGGTACCGGATCGCCAACCGCTTCTACCGAAACGGTTTCCGCCGCACCGCACGCTTCATCATGGCGATCAACCAGGTTCTGACCAACATCGACATCCACCCGGGGGCCACGATCGGGCGCCGCTTCTTTATCGACCACGGCATCGGCGTCGTCATCGGCGAGACCTGTATTATCGAAGACGATGTCCTCGTCTACCAGGGCGTGACGCTCGGCGGGGTGAGCCTCACCCCCGGCAAACGCCACCCGACGATCAGAAGCCATGCCGTTATCGGCGCAGGTGCCAAGGTGCTCGGCGACATCATTATCGGTGAAAATGCCAAGATCGGTTCCAACTCGGTCGTCGTCAAACCGGTCCCGGACAACTCCACCGCCGTCGGTATCCCGGCGCGGATCATCGAAAAGGGGCGCGACAAGGACCCGCTCAGCCACAACAAGCTTCCCGACATCGACAAGGAACTCTTCGAGTACCTGCTCAAGCGTGTGGCCGTCCTCGAGCACATCCTGATGCAGGACAATGCCGAAATCCTCGAGCAGGATCTCGAACTGGAGAATATCTACGACTCCTTCCTCAAAGCGATGAAATGA
- the sppA gene encoding signal peptide peptidase SppA, with the protein MHFLKTLFAPLGALIDYIQNHFKALLFLLLLFIIFFPMPDDGFETVNLQRIELNGPIFDTTDVVRELDEACANPQIKGVLLVADSPGGAVAPSVEVAYALKRLHDAKPVVVYAKGVLASGSYYASIWADEIIANPGAMVGSIGVIMQGANLEGLMEKIGIGTQVVKAGKYKQAGTPDRRWTPYERAEIDKVIQDTYAMFVRDVAEARGLDPAKSAEFADAHIFTARQAEAVGLIDSVGVEYDAQRLLENRTGVTEPVWNAESEMERFFRTLGAEGMSMLQLYFPHMVLK; encoded by the coding sequence ATGCATTTTCTTAAAACGCTGTTCGCTCCCCTGGGCGCATTGATCGACTACATCCAGAACCATTTCAAAGCGCTGCTGTTTTTGCTGCTGCTCTTCATCATCTTTTTCCCGATGCCCGACGACGGGTTTGAAACGGTCAACCTCCAGCGGATCGAGCTGAACGGTCCGATCTTTGACACGACCGATGTCGTACGCGAACTGGATGAAGCCTGTGCCAACCCGCAGATCAAAGGGGTCCTGCTCGTCGCCGACTCCCCCGGCGGTGCGGTGGCACCCTCCGTCGAAGTCGCTTATGCGCTCAAGCGCCTGCATGACGCCAAGCCCGTTGTCGTCTACGCCAAGGGCGTTCTCGCCAGCGGCAGCTACTACGCCTCGATCTGGGCGGACGAGATCATCGCCAATCCCGGCGCCATGGTCGGTTCCATCGGTGTAATCATGCAGGGTGCAAACCTGGAGGGGCTGATGGAGAAGATCGGCATCGGGACCCAGGTCGTCAAAGCGGGCAAGTACAAGCAGGCCGGCACGCCGGACCGCCGGTGGACGCCCTACGAGCGGGCCGAAATCGACAAAGTCATCCAGGACACCTATGCGATGTTCGTCCGTGATGTCGCCGAAGCGCGCGGCCTGGACCCCGCCAAAAGCGCCGAATTCGCCGATGCCCACATCTTCACGGCACGACAGGCCGAGGCCGTCGGTCTCATTGACAGCGTCGGCGTCGAATATGATGCGCAGCGGCTGCTCGAAAACCGCACCGGCGTCACCGAGCCCGTCTGGAATGCGGAGAGTGAAATGGAGCGTTTTTTCCGTACCCTCGGGGCGGAGGGAATGAGCATGCTGCAACTTTATTTCCCGCATATGGTTCTCAAATAA
- the aroQ gene encoding type II 3-dehydroquinate dehydratase, with product MKIAVIQGPNLNMLGVREQQIYGPMKLEQIHQQMKEFAEQNGVEVEFFQSNLEGEIVDRIQECYGDANGIILNAAAYTHTSIAIRDAISAVSLPTIEVHISNIARREEFRQQNMIAPVCTSSIVGFGPFGYHLAMVGMLQIFNEIRVAQQAAQQAAQQA from the coding sequence ATGAAAATTGCAGTCATTCAGGGACCGAACCTCAATATGCTCGGCGTTCGTGAACAGCAGATTTACGGGCCGATGAAACTTGAACAGATCCACCAGCAGATGAAAGAGTTCGCAGAGCAGAACGGTGTGGAAGTCGAGTTTTTCCAGAGCAACCTCGAGGGCGAGATCGTTGACCGCATTCAGGAGTGTTACGGCGACGCGAACGGTATCATCCTCAATGCCGCGGCCTACACCCATACTTCCATCGCGATCCGCGATGCCATCTCCGCCGTCAGCCTGCCGACGATCGAAGTGCATATCAGCAACATCGCACGCCGTGAAGAGTTCAGACAGCAGAATATGATCGCACCGGTATGTACCTCCTCCATCGTCGGCTTCGGACCGTTCGGTTACCACCTCGCGATGGTCGGCATGCTGCAGATCTTCAACGAAATCCGTGTGGCACAACAGGCGGCGCAGCAGGCGGCGCAGCAGGCCTAA
- a CDS encoding PAS domain-containing protein — MIKRPKPIDEEVLFDGRSLISETDLKGVITFVNRKFVEMTGYSKEEAVGQPHSLLRHPDMPKAAFEGMWKLIKEGKTWEGYVKNLRKDGKYYWVVVTIVPKKDEAGNIIGYIASRKMPDRDKLKTVIKQYHDLIAKEK, encoded by the coding sequence ATGATCAAACGACCGAAACCTATCGATGAAGAAGTACTTTTCGACGGCAGAAGCCTGATCTCCGAGACCGATCTCAAAGGAGTCATCACCTTCGTCAACCGTAAATTTGTAGAGATGACAGGCTATTCCAAAGAGGAGGCCGTGGGGCAGCCCCACAGCCTTCTGCGCCATCCCGATATGCCCAAAGCGGCGTTCGAGGGGATGTGGAAACTGATCAAAGAGGGCAAGACCTGGGAAGGGTATGTCAAAAACCTCCGCAAAGACGGAAAGTACTACTGGGTCGTCGTAACGATCGTGCCGAAAAAAGATGAGGCGGGCAATATCATCGGTTACATCGCTTCGCGCAAGATGCCGGACCGCGACAAGCTCAAAACCGTCATCAAGCAGTACCACGACCTGATCGCCAAAGAGAAGTAG
- the coaD gene encoding pantetheine-phosphate adenylyltransferase — MIKTALYPGTFDPITNGHYDIIARALKLFDRVIVAVAESHTKKPMFTLDERVSMANAAVGGLQHVEVIGFDNLTIDLAREYGADILIRGLRAVSDFEYELQLGYLNHSLDANVETVYLMPSLRNAFVSSSIVRNLLTFNGKTEHLLPAEVEAIIRGMDSCTLS; from the coding sequence ATGATTAAAACAGCACTCTATCCGGGGACCTTCGACCCCATCACCAACGGGCACTACGACATCATCGCACGGGCGCTCAAACTTTTCGACCGGGTCATCGTCGCCGTGGCCGAGTCGCACACCAAAAAGCCGATGTTTACCCTCGACGAGCGCGTCAGCATGGCCAATGCCGCCGTAGGAGGGCTGCAGCACGTGGAGGTGATCGGTTTTGACAACCTCACCATCGACCTGGCCCGCGAATACGGTGCCGACATCCTCATCCGCGGCCTGCGTGCCGTGAGCGATTTCGAATACGAATTGCAGCTGGGCTACCTGAACCATTCGCTTGACGCGAACGTCGAAACGGTCTACCTGATGCCGAGCCTGCGCAACGCCTTCGTCAGCTCTTCCATCGTGCGCAACCTGCTCACCTTCAACGGCAAGACGGAGCACCTGCTGCCCGCGGAGGTCGAAGCCATCATCCGGGGGATGGACTCATGTACCTTGTCCTAG
- a CDS encoding aminofutalosine deaminase family hydrolase: MTILIPSAILTPTGITTEHAVAFEETIIAVAPADELKTRFPDAEILEAETPTLLMPGLVNAHVHLEFSANKTTLKYGNFLTWLYSVIEERDTLINACGRECLERTIAMMLDNGITAFGAISSHGLDLEAAAAAPQKVVFFNEVIGSQAAMADALYTDFLQRLDNAKAVERPGFFPAVAIHSPYSVHPALIKRALRVARDENLVTTAHYLESPAEREWLDRNEGEFKPFFHELLKQEYAVNNAAGFLELFADTPTLMTHVVQAQPQELEALSQAGHTVIHCPVSNRLLGNGAIDLDALEAHELPWLTGTDGLSSNYALDLFEEMKIALFMHSETPLLPLARRLLNSVTVDAARALRLNCGEIAEGKAADMLWVELDHTPSDDTPLHLLLQRYPLRQIFIDGISRKG, translated from the coding sequence ATGACGATCCTCATTCCCTCCGCAATCCTCACACCGACCGGCATCACGACCGAACACGCCGTCGCCTTCGAAGAGACCATTATCGCCGTCGCGCCCGCCGATGAGCTCAAAACGCGTTTCCCGGACGCCGAAATCCTCGAAGCGGAAACGCCGACGCTCCTGATGCCGGGACTGGTCAATGCCCACGTCCACCTGGAGTTCAGCGCCAACAAAACCACCCTGAAATACGGTAACTTCCTCACCTGGCTCTACAGCGTGATCGAGGAGCGCGATACCCTCATCAATGCCTGTGGCCGGGAGTGTTTAGAGCGCACCATCGCCATGATGCTTGACAACGGCATTACGGCCTTCGGGGCCATCAGTTCCCACGGCCTGGACCTCGAAGCCGCTGCCGCGGCCCCGCAGAAAGTCGTCTTCTTCAACGAAGTGATCGGCTCGCAGGCGGCGATGGCCGACGCGCTGTACACGGACTTCCTGCAGCGCCTCGATAACGCCAAAGCCGTCGAACGCCCCGGTTTCTTCCCCGCCGTCGCCATCCACTCTCCCTACTCCGTCCATCCCGCCCTCATCAAGCGCGCCCTGCGCGTCGCCCGGGACGAGAATCTGGTCACGACGGCCCACTACCTCGAAAGCCCGGCCGAACGGGAATGGCTCGACCGCAACGAAGGGGAGTTCAAGCCCTTCTTTCACGAGCTGCTCAAGCAGGAGTACGCCGTCAATAACGCCGCTGGGTTCCTCGAGCTCTTTGCCGATACGCCGACGCTGATGACGCATGTCGTCCAGGCGCAGCCCCAGGAGCTCGAAGCCCTCTCACAGGCGGGTCATACCGTTATCCACTGCCCCGTTTCCAACCGGCTGCTCGGCAACGGGGCCATTGACCTTGACGCCCTCGAAGCACATGAACTCCCCTGGCTGACGGGCACCGACGGGCTCAGTTCGAACTACGCCCTCGACCTTTTCGAGGAGATGAAAATCGCACTCTTCATGCATTCGGAGACCCCGCTGCTTCCCCTGGCCCGCCGCCTGCTCAACAGCGTTACCGTCGACGCGGCCAGGGCACTGCGCCTCAACTGCGGCGAAATCGCCGAGGGCAAGGCCGCCGACATGCTCTGGGTTGAGCTGGATCACACCCCCAGCGACGATACGCCGCTGCACCTGCTGCTGCAGCGCTACCCGCTCCGCCAGATCTTCATCGACGGTATCTCACGCAAAGGCTGA
- a CDS encoding cupin domain-containing protein, with protein MTNLYEFTLPEEGEERLDVLLRNEAVRIERIASNLARTEWYDQDEDEWVVLLEGRAELAIGARRVTLRRGDTLHLPAHCRHRVLSTSDDALWLAVFIKDISAVS; from the coding sequence ATGACGAATCTCTATGAGTTCACCCTCCCGGAGGAGGGCGAAGAGCGGCTGGATGTCCTGCTGCGTAATGAAGCGGTCCGGATCGAACGGATCGCCTCGAACCTGGCGCGGACGGAATGGTATGACCAGGATGAGGATGAGTGGGTCGTGCTGCTCGAGGGCAGGGCGGAGCTGGCGATCGGCGCGCGCCGTGTGACGCTACGGCGCGGCGATACGCTGCACCTGCCGGCACATTGCCGCCACCGGGTGCTCTCGACCTCGGATGACGCCCTCTGGCTGGCGGTTTTTATCAAAGATATATCAGCGGTTAGTTAG
- a CDS encoding VanZ family protein, producing MTAAKLLFAAALLAISILAFIPSYDPLPKLASFSDILNHFAAFFTLYMLHLFSYPALSWRLRSAVLLAYGLLIEIVQAFLPNRYASLSDLAVDAAAVAAAVLLHRIACRFRTRCA from the coding sequence ATGACCGCCGCGAAGCTTCTCTTCGCCGCCGCACTCCTCGCCATTTCGATCCTCGCCTTTATCCCCAGCTACGACCCGCTGCCGAAACTCGCTTCTTTCAGTGATATTCTCAACCACTTTGCCGCCTTTTTCACCCTCTATATGCTCCACCTTTTTTCCTACCCCGCGCTCTCCTGGCGTCTTCGCAGCGCCGTCCTGCTCGCCTATGGGCTCCTCATCGAAATCGTCCAGGCCTTCCTGCCGAACCGTTACGCATCGCTTTCGGATCTTGCCGTCGATGCGGCTGCCGTAGCCGCCGCGGTGCTGCTTCACCGCATTGCCTGCCGTTTCAGAACACGCTGCGCCTAA
- a CDS encoding UbiX family flavin prenyltransferase → MKIIIAISGASGASLGLKTLRALPDHVQKHLIVSENARTVFRHEQDVTLHDADDIAAPLASGSFGADAMMIIPCSMNTLAKVAVGIADNLTTRAAAVMIKEHKTLLLAPREMPFSAIALENMHKLATLGVFIAPPVLAYYSQQESLDAMEDFMIGKWFDLIGIENNLYKRWGSDD, encoded by the coding sequence ATGAAGATCATCATAGCCATCAGCGGTGCAAGCGGGGCCTCCCTGGGACTCAAAACCCTCCGTGCCCTTCCGGACCATGTCCAGAAGCACCTTATCGTCTCCGAAAACGCCAGAACGGTGTTCCGCCACGAGCAGGATGTCACGCTCCACGATGCGGATGACATCGCCGCGCCGCTGGCCTCCGGCTCCTTCGGCGCGGACGCGATGATGATCATCCCCTGCAGCATGAACACCCTGGCCAAGGTGGCCGTCGGCATTGCGGACAACCTCACCACGCGGGCGGCTGCGGTCATGATCAAAGAGCACAAGACCCTGCTGCTCGCCCCGCGGGAGATGCCCTTCTCGGCCATTGCCCTGGAGAACATGCACAAACTGGCCACCCTGGGCGTCTTTATCGCCCCGCCGGTCCTGGCGTATTATTCGCAGCAGGAGAGCCTCGATGCCATGGAAGATTTCATGATCGGCAAATGGTTCGACCTGATCGGGATTGAGAACAATCTTTACAAGCGCTGGGGGAGCGATGATTAA
- a CDS encoding MinD/ParA family protein has protein sequence MRQAKRTRFIAVTSGKGGVGKSTITSNLALLLSISGLKVAVFDADIGLANLDVMFNVTAGHNILHVLKGEAALRDVVIPVRENLLLIPGESGEEIFRYCDAGMFERLIGETGVLDDIDIMLIDTGAGIGEHTQLFLQSADDVIVVTVPDPAAITDAYATIKVTARGRKDIKMILNQVHSPKEAHNIFAKISTVAKTHIGPDLRLELLGEMTRDDKVAYAVKRRSSFVREFPTARPTRELQAIAQNIMADIDRSVTVQASESGIAGLFKRLLEQF, from the coding sequence ATGCGCCAGGCCAAGCGGACCCGCTTCATCGCCGTGACCAGCGGCAAAGGGGGCGTCGGTAAAAGTACGATCACCTCCAACCTGGCGCTGCTGCTCTCCATCAGCGGCCTGAAGGTGGCGGTCTTCGACGCCGATATCGGACTGGCGAACCTGGATGTCATGTTCAACGTGACGGCCGGGCACAATATCCTGCATGTGCTCAAGGGGGAGGCGGCGCTGCGCGACGTCGTCATCCCCGTCAGGGAGAACCTGCTGCTGATTCCCGGCGAAAGCGGGGAGGAGATCTTCCGATATTGCGATGCGGGGATGTTTGAACGGCTTATCGGCGAGACGGGCGTGCTCGACGACATCGACATCATGCTCATCGACACCGGGGCGGGCATCGGCGAACACACCCAGCTCTTTTTGCAGTCGGCCGATGACGTCATCGTCGTAACGGTCCCCGATCCCGCCGCCATTACGGATGCCTATGCCACGATCAAGGTGACGGCCCGCGGCCGCAAGGATATCAAGATGATCCTCAACCAGGTGCACAGTCCCAAAGAGGCTCACAATATCTTTGCGAAGATCAGCACGGTCGCCAAAACGCATATCGGGCCGGACCTCCGCCTCGAACTGCTCGGGGAGATGACCCGGGATGACAAGGTCGCCTATGCCGTCAAACGGCGTTCGAGCTTTGTCCGCGAATTCCCGACCGCCCGGCCGACCCGGGAGTTGCAGGCGATTGCGCAGAACATCATGGCCGACATCGACCGCAGCGTCACGGTGCAGGCGAGCGAAAGCGGTATTGCCGGGCTCTTCAAACGCCTGCTGGAGCAGTTCTGA
- the hisS gene encoding histidine--tRNA ligase has product MIRSLRGMNDILPPDNVRFEYFLQTATAIARRYGFSYVETPLLEETALFKRSVGESSDIVGKEMYQFVDKGDNDVCLRPEGTAGVVRAFVQNKLDRAGGIQRFFYHGPMFRYERPQKGRLREFHQFGCESFGVDSVYEDVTIITMVADILAALGIAFRLKINSLGDQHCMPQYREKLVGFLDKHEEHICEDCARRKATNPIRVLDCKNESCQILYKDAPKLMDNLCEACDSDFATLKQLLDEGGIAYEVDTHLVRGLDYYSKTAFEFVSDEIGAQSAVAGGGRYDRLVEFLDGRATPAVGFAIGIERLLELIKMPETVRDGYYMGAMDAESLSPIMQLARVKRADNTVVVEYAPKSLKAHLKGADRINARYCVVIGENERAAGNVWIKDLDTKTESVIAADQL; this is encoded by the coding sequence ATGATTCGTTCCCTGCGTGGTATGAATGACATTCTGCCGCCGGACAACGTGCGGTTTGAATACTTTTTACAAACAGCGACGGCCATCGCCCGGCGCTACGGCTTCAGCTATGTCGAAACGCCGCTGCTCGAGGAGACGGCGCTCTTCAAACGCTCCGTCGGCGAGTCCAGCGATATCGTCGGCAAGGAGATGTACCAGTTCGTCGACAAGGGCGACAACGACGTCTGCCTCCGTCCCGAAGGAACCGCCGGGGTGGTCCGCGCTTTTGTGCAGAACAAGCTCGACCGTGCCGGGGGGATCCAGCGTTTCTTCTACCACGGGCCGATGTTCCGGTACGAACGCCCCCAGAAAGGGCGCCTGCGTGAATTCCACCAGTTCGGGTGCGAAAGCTTCGGCGTCGATTCGGTTTACGAAGACGTCACGATCATTACGATGGTCGCGGACATCCTCGCCGCGCTGGGCATCGCTTTCCGGTTGAAGATCAACTCCCTCGGCGACCAGCACTGTATGCCGCAGTACCGTGAAAAGCTCGTCGGTTTTCTCGACAAGCACGAGGAGCATATCTGCGAGGATTGCGCCCGCCGCAAGGCGACCAACCCCATCCGCGTGCTCGACTGCAAGAATGAAAGCTGCCAGATCCTCTACAAGGACGCCCCGAAGCTGATGGACAACCTCTGCGAAGCGTGCGACAGCGACTTTGCGACGCTGAAACAGCTGCTCGACGAAGGCGGGATCGCCTATGAAGTCGACACCCACCTGGTACGCGGCCTGGACTACTACTCCAAGACCGCCTTCGAATTCGTCAGCGACGAGATCGGCGCGCAGAGCGCCGTGGCCGGCGGGGGGCGCTACGACCGCCTCGTCGAGTTCCTCGACGGCCGCGCGACCCCGGCCGTCGGCTTCGCCATCGGGATCGAACGTCTGCTCGAACTGATCAAAATGCCCGAAACGGTCCGCGACGGCTATTACATGGGGGCAATGGATGCGGAGTCCCTCTCCCCGATCATGCAACTCGCCCGGGTGAAACGCGCTGACAACACTGTCGTCGTCGAATACGCGCCCAAAAGCCTCAAGGCCCACCTCAAGGGGGCCGACCGTATCAATGCTCGCTACTGTGTCGTTATCGGCGAGAACGAACGTGCGGCGGGGAACGTCTGGATCAAAGACCTCGACACCAAAACCGAATCGGTAATAGCGGCCGATCAACTCTAA
- the folK gene encoding 2-amino-4-hydroxy-6-hydroxymethyldihydropteridine diphosphokinase — MVERRLPSGLALIRTGNFPGLFPMRGLPHRAVIGIGGNVGDVVRRFERLLVSLRRDPFINVLSASPLLQNPPFGYTEQPDFINGVLLVETTLPPRALMRHLLRIERRFRRVRTFSNAPRTLDLDILFYDRRTLDYPDLTVPHPHWRERDSVVIPLSLLPGRTR, encoded by the coding sequence ATGGTCGAGCGGCGGCTCCCCTCGGGCCTGGCCCTGATCCGTACAGGGAACTTTCCCGGGCTTTTCCCCATGCGCGGGCTGCCGCACAGGGCGGTGATCGGGATCGGCGGCAACGTGGGAGACGTCGTCAGGCGCTTCGAACGGCTGCTCGTCTCCCTTCGCCGCGACCCCTTTATCAATGTACTTTCCGCATCGCCGCTGCTTCAGAACCCCCCGTTCGGTTATACGGAGCAGCCCGATTTTATCAACGGGGTGCTCCTCGTCGAGACGACGCTGCCGCCGCGTGCACTGATGCGGCACCTTCTGCGTATCGAACGCCGTTTCCGGCGGGTACGCACCTTTTCCAACGCCCCGCGGACCCTGGACCTCGACATACTTTTCTATGACCGCAGAACGCTCGATTATCCCGATCTGACCGTGCCCCATCCGCACTGGCGGGAGCGTGACAGCGTCGTCATACCGCTCTCCCTGCTGCCCGGGAGGACGCGTTGA
- the speA gene encoding biosynthetic arginine decarboxylase yields the protein MQQPYGLDIWGDHNFIIRDGRAHINYKSSPALIDIIKQIRSEEITGPVILRFPHLISKQIDALYGHFNRAIEENHYHGRFKAVYPLKVNQYPEVVKSIVEAGRDHQYGLEAGSKAELILAMANTPTGSPITVNGFKDVEMITMGFLAAQMGHNITLTIEGIGELESIIEVAENTSFRVPNIGIRIRLHSGGSGIWAKSGGMQAKFGLTSTELLEAFELLTRHNLLDRFTMLHFHIGSQMDEIAPLKRALREAGNIYAELKRMGADALRAINIGGGLSVEYAQHPSQRVRNYSLKEFANDVVFLLGGIMNDKGVEHPNIVTESGRFITASHAVLVTPVLELFSHDYQERSLKLKEVNPPLIEELLELNNMLTSGNSIEYLHDALDHLESLLKLFELGYIDLQDRSNAETLVHLIIKKALYLKQSNQLPEIERLQERLQERYLVNSSFFQSMPDYWGLKQHFPVMPLDRLEQPAIRAASLWDITCDSDGEIGFDPKAPLYLHDVDLDVEEYFLGFFNVGAYQETLGMHHNLFSHPSEATVLIDDDGYRFTNLDEAEDILEILDNLEYDPATVLKQLETRIAESEFRTKEGNRDTLSTLKHFLAQNGYLRTTK from the coding sequence ATGCAACAGCCCTACGGACTCGATATCTGGGGTGACCACAACTTCATTATCCGCGACGGCAGAGCCCACATCAACTACAAGAGCTCACCCGCGCTGATCGATATTATCAAGCAAATCCGTTCGGAAGAGATTACCGGACCCGTGATTCTCCGGTTCCCCCACCTTATTTCCAAGCAGATCGATGCCCTCTACGGCCACTTCAACCGCGCCATCGAGGAAAACCACTACCATGGGCGCTTCAAAGCCGTCTATCCGCTGAAGGTCAACCAGTACCCGGAGGTCGTCAAGTCCATCGTGGAAGCGGGCCGGGATCACCAGTACGGTCTCGAGGCCGGTTCCAAGGCGGAACTGATCCTGGCCATGGCCAACACCCCGACAGGCTCGCCGATTACCGTCAACGGCTTCAAAGATGTCGAGATGATCACCATGGGCTTCCTGGCGGCGCAGATGGGCCACAACATCACCCTGACCATCGAAGGGATCGGCGAACTCGAATCGATCATCGAAGTCGCCGAGAACACCTCCTTCCGCGTCCCGAACATCGGCATCCGTATCCGCCTGCACAGCGGCGGCAGCGGTATCTGGGCGAAAAGCGGCGGGATGCAGGCCAAGTTCGGCCTCACCTCCACGGAACTGCTTGAAGCCTTTGAGCTGCTCACACGCCATAACCTGCTCGACCGCTTCACGATGCTGCACTTCCATATCGGCTCGCAGATGGATGAGATCGCCCCGCTCAAACGCGCCCTGCGCGAAGCGGGGAATATCTACGCCGAACTCAAACGGATGGGGGCCGATGCCCTGCGCGCCATCAACATCGGCGGCGGCCTCTCCGTCGAGTATGCCCAGCACCCGTCACAGCGGGTCCGCAACTACAGCCTCAAAGAGTTCGCCAACGACGTCGTCTTCCTGCTCGGCGGGATCATGAATGACAAGGGGGTCGAACACCCCAACATCGTAACCGAATCGGGCCGCTTCATTACCGCGTCGCACGCCGTCCTCGTCACGCCGGTCCTTGAGCTCTTCTCCCACGACTACCAGGAGCGCTCCCTCAAGCTCAAAGAGGTCAACCCGCCCCTGATCGAGGAGCTGCTCGAACTCAACAACATGCTCACCTCCGGCAACAGTATCGAGTACCTCCACGACGCCCTCGACCACCTCGAATCCCTGCTCAAGCTGTTCGAGCTGGGCTACATCGACCTGCAGGACCGCTCCAACGCGGAGACCCTGGTGCACCTCATTATCAAGAAGGCCCTCTACCTCAAACAGAGCAACCAGCTCCCCGAGATCGAACGGCTGCAGGAGCGGCTGCAGGAACGCTACCTCGTCAACAGCTCCTTTTTCCAGAGCATGCCGGACTACTGGGGCCTCAAACAGCACTTCCCCGTGATGCCGCTGGACCGCCTGGAACAGCCGGCCATCCGGGCGGCATCCCTGTGGGATATCACCTGCGACAGCGACGGGGAGATCGGTTTTGACCCCAAAGCGCCGCTCTACCTGCACGACGTGGACCTCGACGTCGAAGAGTACTTCCTGGGCTTTTTCAACGTCGGTGCCTACCAGGAGACCCTCGGCATGCATCACAACCTTTTCAGCCACCCCAGCGAGGCAACGGTCCTGATCGACGACGACGGCTACCGCTTCACCAACCTCGACGAGGCCGAGGACATCCTTGAGATCCTCGACAACCTCGAGTACGACCCGGCCACCGTATTAAAACAACTTGAAACGCGGATTGCCGAATCCGAATTTAGGACAAAGGAAGGAAACCGTGATACACTTTCCACACTCAAACACTTCCTGGCGCAAAACGGCTATTTGCGTACGACAAAATAG